The segment GCCTCACGTATTGCTTGCGAGAAACGATGCCGCCAATGGAGTGCTAATTCTTGGCCGGTTGGTATACCAAGCAAACCCTCTGAGTCTTTCATGGCATACAAAATTGCAGCGACTGCGCCAAAAGACAACCAAAAGCCAGGCGTATAGGGCGCCATAGGGTCAATCAATAAAACCATTGCCAGAGCCCACCACCAAATATCAAATGATCTAGGATCGCGCCCAGACCACATGGCAAAAGCTACAACCCCGACCATATACATGGTTCTTTGCGCAGGTATCTGAAAGCCTGCCAACCATGCGTACACAAATGCCGTCAGAAATCCTGCGCTAGCGGCCACCTTGCTTACTGGGATATATAAAGGCAAGGACCTTCGGCGCCATAGCCATGAAGCTAGGGTTGCTCCAACCCCTGCCAGCATTGTGACATGCAATCCCGAAATGGAAATTAAATGCCCGATTCCGGTGGAATTAAATACACGCCAATCATCTTGGTCAATGGCATTTTGATCTCCCATGACCAGGGCGGCAATCACTCCGCCATAGCGCGCATCTCTTGGTAATAAGCGATCAATTCTTTGACGTAATTTCCAGCGCTGATACTCCATTGCCATGGAAAATTCTGTCCAGGCTATCTCACGAGAAGCAATTAACTCACCAGTGCGCACTGAACCAATGGCGCCATAGTCTTGATGAAAGGACCAGCGCTCAAAATCGAAAGTGTAGGGATTCAAAGAGCCATAAGGTCTCTTCATCTTCGCCTTGAATCTCCAGCGCTGACCTGGAATGATCTCAGGAATGTTTTGAGGATTGCGCCAAGCAGGCTGCCAACTCAGATAGATCTGATTTGGAAATGGATATATCTCTTCTTGATCTAGAAACGCCTGATCCACTGCAAAAGAAAACTTTGCTCCGCTAGCATTGCTTTGCGGCAAAGCATTCACCCTGCCCTCAATAACCAGATCTTTTCCCTCATAGGCTGTTGACAGAATCTGATCGAGGCGGGTCTGCGCATAATGCGCATTCCAAGCAAAGCCTAAGCAGCATGCAAGCATTACAGAGCTGACTTTGTTCAGCATTGGCTGACTTAATAAGCTCCAATTCAGCCAATAGAACAGCAGACTCAGCGTAGCGATGAATATTGCAATGCTTTGCCAATACTCAGGAACACTGGGCAAAAATAGTAGAAACGAACCCCCGGCGATAAACGCCGTAATATTGATTCGCAAATTCTTAAGAAGCTATGGTTGAATTGGTATTGCTGGTCATTAAGCTAGACCAACGGGGTAATACTTGCATGGCATTTTGCCAAACTGCAGCCGCAAACTCCCGATGATCCATACCCCGAATATCGGCTAACTGCCTTGTAATTTTAGGAAGCAAGGCAGGCTCATTAAAGGCTCCACCCTCACCCCTGAGCCAAGCCGGTGGAATATCTGGCGCATCAGTCTCGGTAACAATGCTCTCAATTGGCATCTCGAGAAGAAGGCGACGAATTTGCAAGGCTCTATCGTAAGTAGCCGCCCCACCAAATCCCAACTTAAATCCCAGTTCAATAAATTGCTCAGCCTGCTGATGGCTGCCATTAAATGCATGGGCTATTCCACCAGGCACCTTTCTCTTTCGCAATGCCTTAAGGATCGCATCTTGGGAGCGACGCACATGCAAAATCACCGGCAACTGAAATTGATCAGCTAAATCGAGTTGCGCATGAAAAAAATACTCTTGCCGCCGGGGATCTAAGCCTTCAACAAAATAATCCAAGCCAATTTCACCAATACCTACAAAACGTGGATCACCTAGTGAAAGCTGAATTCGCTTTTGAAGAGCTTCAATATCACTTTCTTGAGCTTGATTGATATACAAAGGATGAATACCTAAGGTATAGACCAAGCCTGGTATTTGCGGGCTATATTGATGTACAAGTTTTTTTGTCTGATCCCAATCGGATGCTTTGACGGTAGGCACCAGCAATGCCTTCACATCGGAGGATTTAGCCCTACCCACTATCTGAGCCAAAGTATCTTGAAACTCTCGCGCATCTAGATGGCAGTGGGTATCAACCCAATCAAGAGACTCGCTCATTGCGCGAATGTTTTGAGAACTCCGCGCTCCAAATGCAAAATACGATCACAACGTTTAGCGCGCACAGGGTCATGAGTCACAATAACAAAGGCAGTGCCTTGCTCACGGGCAATATCTAACATTAAATCAAATACACCATCAGCAGTCTCAGTATCAAGATTACCTGTAGGCTCATCGGCCAATACACAAGATGGGTTGCCAACCAAGGCGCGCGCTACAGCAACACGCTGGCGCTCACCACCTGAGAGCTCTCCTGGAGTATGTTGCACACGCTTTGATAAACCTACTGCTTGCAACATCGTATTTGCACGCTCCATAGACTCATCATTACTCAAGCCTCGAATACGCAATGGCAGAGCAACGTTCTCTTGAGCACTAAACTCATCTAATAGATGATGGAACTGATAAATAAATCCTAAACTGTGATTGCGCAGTTGGTCCAATTTCACCAAGGGAAGATTGTGGAGATTTTCACCAGCCAGAATCACCTCACCAGCAGTCGGAGTATCTAAACCACCTAGTAAATGCAATAGGGTGCTTTTCCCCGATCCCGAAGAGCCGACAATTGCCACCTTCTCGGAAGCGTTCACCAGAAGATCAACAGACTTGAGCACCTCAACTGCAGTAGGGCCTTTGCCATAATTCTTAGCAAGATTACTTGCACTCAGAATGACATTATTTAAATTACTCATAACGTAATGCCTCCGCAGGCTGAACCTTCGCTGCTCTTCGGCTTGGATATAAAGTTGCCAATACCGATAAGCCAAAAGCCATGAGGCCTACTGTTACTACATCAGATAAGCGGACATCAGATGGCAACTCGCTAATGAAATACACATCACGTGGCAAAAAGCGCACCCGAAAAATCGCCTCAATAGCAGGAACGATGACATCAATATTTACAGCAATGAGCAAACCCAAACCGACTCCAGCCAAAGATCCCAGCAAACCAATTGCTAGACCCTGAACCAAAAAGATACGTTGAATTAATCCTGGGCTAGCGCCCATCGTTCTCAAAATAGCGATATCTGCCTGCTTTTCATTTACTGTCATGACCAAGGTAGACACCAGATTGAATGCTGCCACCGCAATAATGAGCGTCAGAATAATGAACATCATCTTTTTCTCGGTCTGCACAGCGGCAAACCAATTGCGATTGGAGCGTGACCAGTCAGTTACCCATAATGCTTGAGGAACTACCTGCGCTAAATCCGCAGCAACCTCTGGTGCACGTTGCATATCATCCACCTTGACACGAAGGCCTGTTGGATTTTGTAAGCGTAATAAAGCAGCGGCATCTTTCCAATGCATGATAGCTAAGGAGCTATCGTATTCATAATGACCACTATCGACAATGCCCACTACTTGTAAAGTCCGCATTCTAGGCATTGCACCTGCTGGAGTGATATCACTCTCTGGAACAATCAGATTAATGCGGTCACCTACTTGCGCACCCACAATACTCGCTAACTGAGCACCTAGTGCTACCCCAAAACTACCAGGCTGTAGATCATCAATACTGCCCACAACAAACTGCTGAGGTAAATCAGAGACCTTACCCTCTTCGCTGGGCAATACTCCTCGAATGGACACACCCCGCATCATGGAATCTCGGCTCAATAAACCCTGGGAGCTCACCATGGGAGCAACGCCGAGTACGTGGGGCTCCTTAGCGACTCTGAGGGCGATTGGCTCCCAATTGGATAAACCATCTGGAGCAGTAATTTCCACATGGGAAAGCACAGAAAGCATGCGATCCCGAACCTCTTTCTGAAACCCATTCATCACAGAGAGCACCACAATTAAAGCTGCAACCCCTAGGGCAATGCCTGCGGTAGATATTCCGGAGATAAAAGAGAGAAAGCCATCACGCTTACCGACCGTCTTGCGACGCTTGGAGCGGGTGTAGCGCAGGCCAATTTCTAGCTCAATAGGAAGTCTTAACATGGCTACAGTTTAGTGAATTGAACAGGCAATGCGATGGATTCTGTAAATGCCACCTAAAATCAGGGGAATGACTAGTAATTTAACCCCCAATTCCAGCGGACTACCCCGCTTTACCCTGATGCTATCTGGGGAGGATGCGCTAGATTTGGATGCAAGCCAAAGCGCACCCCCTAAAGGGCTGCCCCAAGAGCACTTTTTACTGGGCCCTCATCTGCCGCTCGCCCCTGTCCTGCTATTAGGGCAAAGTGAGCTTACCTTGGATCCAGCCCAGATGATTGCCTGCCTACAACCAGTTCATCTTCATGCCACACGAGATCATTTGATTTTGATGCACCAAGATCAGATTGATTTGACAGAACAAGAATCCGCCAGACTTCTTCAAATTGCCCTACCACTCCTTGAAGAAGACTTTGGGCATAAACCCCTCTATCAAGGACGGCTTGATTGGTTTATTCCTGCTGGTCCATTTTCAAGCTTGGCAACCCATTCGATAGAACAAGCTCATGGTCGAAATATTGATTGGTGGATGCCCCGTGATACGCAAGATCTGGGGATAGCTAAGCTTTGGCGCAAACTTCAAAATGAAGTACAGATGCTTTGGCATATTGACCCAGTCAATGAAGAGCGTGCACAACGCGGTTTACCTGCAATAAATTCTTTATGGATTAGCGGCATTGGCAAGCTTGAAGATTTACAGACACCAAGCTTATTTCAACATATCACTCACATGTATGGTGAAAGTCCCCTACTTCCAGGTTTGGCAAAATACCTAGGAATACCTCATCAAGATCAGGTTGAGATCTCAAAATTAGACTCTGCATTTGCCTGGGTAACCAAGCCAGAAACTCTTTGGCCTGAACTTCAGAATGCCTTAATCAATGAGCACCTTTCTGAAATAGCCGTAATTGATTTTCCTGATGGCAAAATGCGCCAACGAATAGTTACAGCCAAAGATCTCTATAAAAAATCATGGGCTTTTTGGAAAAAATCTGACCCAATCAGCTGGCAAGAACTCATTGCCTCTCAAAATCGATGAGTGTCTTTTCGCAACGCCCCTTTTCAGAACGAACTGCCACTTGGTTACATCAAAGCGGCTTACACCCTTTACTAGCAAAACTCTATGCTGCTCGTGGAGTTACTAAACCGGATGAGCTATCACTTGATCTTAAGCAGTTGCTCTCGCCAATTGAGCTCAAGAACTGCATCTCCACTGCAAGCCTACTAGCCGATATTCTTGAGCGCAAAGAGCCCATGTTGGTGGTGGCGGATTATGACTGCGATGGTGCTACCGCTTGCGCAGTGGCAGTGCGGGGGCTCAAAATGCTTGGCGGATCAGATACCCCTATTCAGTTCTTGGTGCCTAACCGCTTTACGATGGGCTATGGATTGACGCCAGAGGTTGTCGATTTAGCTGCGCAGCAAGTACCCAAACCCAAATACCTCATCACCGTTGACAACGGAATTGCCAGTGAAGCTGGAGTAGACCGAGCCCGCGAGCTTGGCATGGAAGTGATTGTGACTGACCACCACTTGCCAGGCGATCGACTGCCAAGAGCTACTGCAATCGTCAATCCGAATCAGCCTGGATGCTCTTTTCCCAGCAAAGCGCTTGCTGGAGTCGGAGTCATGTTTTACCTATTGGTCGCGCTACGAGCAGAGCTGCGTAAACGTGGTCAATTTACTGTTGATACTCAACCCAAGATTGAAAATCTATTAGATTTAGTTGCATTGGGTACTGTGGCTGACGTTGCCCAACTCGATCGCAATAATCGCGTGTTGGTCTCTAACGGCTTGAAACGTATTCGTGCTGGAGTCTCACAAGCAGGCATCCAAGCACTTTTTCAAGCGGCTACCCGAGATCCTCGTAAAGCCAACACTTTTGATTTAGGCTTTGCCATTGGCCCACGCTTAAATGCTGCAGGTCGCCTTGCAGATATGACTTTAGGCATTCGTCTTTTGCTATGCGATCAACCGGATGAGGCAATTGAACTGGCTTATGAATTAGATCGGATCAATCGTGAGCGACGGGTAATTGAATCCGGCATGCAAGAAGCTGCTTTAGCCCATCTTGCAGAAGATCAATTGGCTGGCACGATGGAGGGCCGCTCCAGTATTTGCCTTTGGAATCCGCAGTGGCATCAAGGTGTTGTCGGAATTGTGGCCTCCAGACTTAAAGAGCGATTTAACCGTCCCGCAATTGTTTTTGCACCTGCAGATGGTGATACTGGAGAGGAACTGCGTGGTTCTGGCAGATCGCTGACGGGATTTCATCTACGTGACGCCTTAGACATTGTTTCCAAACGAGAGCCTGGACTCATTCTGAAATTTGGCGGACACGCCATGGCTGCGGGGCTCACTATCAGAAAATCGGACTTTGAAAAGTTTGATGCTCTTTTTCAGGAGGTTGCCAATGAATTGCTCAATGATGAGTTATTGGAGCGCCGCCACATTCATGATGGCATCCTAGATCCCTCGGACTTCACGCCAGAAACGGGCGATCTATTGGCTGAAGAAATCTGGGGTCAAGGCTTTCCTCAGCCCATTTTTTATGGGGAGTTCGAGGTAGCCCAGCAAAGCCTGATGAAAGACAAACACCTTCGGCTTCAGCTACGGCCTAGCGGTGCTAACTCGGCCGGTAATACAGTATTTACAGGGGTCTGGTTTAATCGGACTCAGCCATTACCAGCTAAAGCAAAATTGGCCTATCGTCTCGTGACTGACCGCTATCAAGGGCAGGCTCGGGTTCAACTCATGATTGAAGCCCATGATGAGGGCTAGACTCCAATAACCCCCTTATAATCAGGGGATGGAAGCCGAACAACTCAATATTATTTCAAACACCCTGTCCGATCTGCTCACCCGTGAGCAAGCACTTCGGGGGTATCTTTGACTTCGAAGTAAAGTCACGCCGCCTTACCGAAGTTAACTCTATTCTGGAAGATCCCACGATTTGGGATGATCAAAAGAAAGCGCAAGCCCTAGGCAAAGAAAAGAAATTGCTCGACGGGGTTGTTGCCACTCTCACTGATTTAAATAGCAATATCACCGGCGCTCTTGAGCTCTTTGATATGGCAAAAGAAGAGAATGATTTTGAAACGATTGCCGCAATCGAACAAGATGTCGAGAGCTATAGCAAGATCATTCATGATCTGGAATTTCGTCGCATGTTCCACAATGAGATGGACTCCTGCAACTGCTTCATTGATATTCAAGCTGGCGCAGGTGGAACGGAAGCTTGCGACTGGGCGAGCATGCTCTTTCGTCAATACCTCAAGTACTGCGAACGAAAAGGGTATAAAACCGAAATCCTGGAAGAGTCTGATGGCGACGTTGCCGGAATCAAGAGTGCAACCATCAAAGTGGATGGTGAATATGCTTATGGCCACCTCCGTTCAGAAACTGGAGTACATCGTTTAGTACGCAAATCTCCGTTTGATTCATCGAATGGTCGTCACACCTCTTTTGCCAGTATTTATGTTTATCCAGAGATCGATGACTCGATCGAGATTGACGTTAACCCTGCTGACATTCGCACTGATACGTATCGCGCGTCTGGAGCTGGTGGTCAGCATATTAATAAAACCGACTCTGCAGTTCGCCTGACTCACATCCCCACAGGTATTGTGGTGCAGTGTCAGAACGACCGAAGCCAGCATCGGAACCGTGCTGAAGCCATGAGCATGCTCAAGTCACGCCTGTATGAGCACGAGATGCAAAAGCGTCGCGCCGAGCAAGATAAGCTTGAGGCTAGTAAGACTGATGTAGGCTGGGGTCACCAGATCCGCTCCTACGTACTGGATCAAAGTCGCATTAAAGACTTACGCACTAACGTTGAGATCTCCAATACTCAAAAAGTATTGGATGGCGATCTTGATGCCTTTATTGAAGCCAGCCTAAAGCAAGGCGTTTAATTCATTACCCTTATTACAGTTATTGACACCCTCCATGAACGATAAAGCCACCCCAGTAAGTAACACTGAACCTGTTGATGAAAACCACATCATTGCAGAGCGTCGCGAGAAGCTAGCCAAGTTACGTCAAGGCGGTGTCGCCTTTCCCAATGATTTTGTGCCAACACATTTAGCGGCAGATTTACACACTCACTACGACAGCTTGTCTAAAGACGAGCTGGCTGCCAAGAAGGTGCATGTCAAAGTGGCCGGCCGTATGGTACTTAAGCGCGTGATGGGTAAAGCCAGTTTTGCCACCATCCAAGATCGCAGCGGTCAGATTCAGTTCTACATCAATGATGAAATCAGTGGTGCTGATACCCATGGCGCTTTTAAGCATTGGGATATGGGCGATTTCATTTCTGCTGAAGGTCACTTGTTTAAAACCAATAAGGGTGAACTTTCTGTTGAGTGCAGTAACTTGCGTTTACTCAGCAAATCACTACGCCCCCTACCTGATAAGTTCCATGGTCTATCTGACTTAGAGACAAAGTATCGTCAACGCTATGTTGATTTGATTGTGAACCCAGAAAGTCGCAATACTTTTAGAGCGCGCAGCAATACGATCGCCTCCTTGCGTCGCCATATGCTCGATGCTGACTTCATGGAAGTCGAAACGCCCATGCTCCACCCAATTCCCGGGGGCGCTACTGCTAAGCCCTTTATCACGCATCACAATGCCTTAGACATGCAAATGTTTTTGCGTATTGCGCCTGAATTGTATTTAAAGCGTCTTGTCGTAGGTGGCTTTGAACGTGTCTTTGAAATTAATCGCAACTTCCGCAATGAAGGTGTGAGCCCACGCCACAATCCAGAATTCACCATGATGGAATTCTACGCAGCCTATACGGATTACCGCTGGTTGATGGACTTCACAGAAAGCTTGATTCGAGCAGCTGCTATGGATGCGCAAGGCACTGCTGTACTTACTCATCAAGGTCGCGAGTTAGACCTTAGCAAGCCTTTCCAGCGCTTGACCATTACTGAAGCGATCTTGAAGTACTGTAGCCAATCCAATAAGCGCTACGAAGCAGCACAATTGGAAGACGCCGCATTCATTCGAGCTGAACTCAAAAAAGGTGGTGAGAACCCAGACTCTCCAACATTAAAGAATGCTGGTCTTGGCGCGCTCCAGTTAGCCTTGTTTGAATTGGTTGCCGAAGAGCATTTGTGGGAGCCAACCTACATCATTGACTACCCTATTGAAGTAAGCCCCCTAGCCCGCGAATCCGATACTCGCCCTGGCATTACTGAACGCTTTGAGCTGTTCATTACTGGGCGTGAAATTGCCAATGGCTTCTCAGAGCTCAATGATGCAGAGGATCAGGCCAATCGTTTCCGTAAACAAGTAGAGCAAAAAGAAGCTGGTGATGAAGAGGCCATGTACTTTGACCATGACTTCATTCGCGCGCTCGAATATGGCATGCCTCCAACAGGTGGCTGTGGTATTGGCATTGATCGCCTGGTAATGCTACTAACTGATGCACCCAATATTCGTGATGTGATTCTCTTCCCACATCTGCGCCGCGAGGAAGAATAGTAGAGCCTTAATGCCTCAAAAGTAAAAAGCCGCAGAGTTTACATTCTGCGGCTTTTTTAACTTCTGTGTTTATCTTGGCTTATTCGCCGGCTGCAATCTTCTTTAAGAACATGCGGACAAAGAATACTGCCATGCCAATAATGAACAGAATTACTGCCAGGCTAAGCTGGCCAGCGAAAGTGCCAAACAATTCTTTAAACAAGATCATCTCTATCTCCTTTTAATTTCCTAATACCACTTTAGGCTTTTCAAAAGGAGGCCGTTTTGACCCACATCAAAGGAAAGCCTTATATCGCTGGATATAACTGCTGATTATTGGAGTCGGTCACTGTCACATTAACTGGTATACCCAGGCTGACACTAGAAGATACGGTACAGAAATCCTGAAACTGGGCCAATACTCTGTCAAGATTTTCTAAAGATGCACCTGGCACTCCAATATGAATATCGACATAAATCGCCAAAATACGTAAGCGGTTCTGTTCATTTCGGCCTATTTCGCAACGAGCCCTTGTTTCAATTGGCTCGGGGTTCTGCTTAAACTTTCTAATAGCAAACAGCAGTGAGTCCGACAGGCAGTTAGCAACGCCGGCTAACAGAAACTGAGATGGGGTTGCTCCCTGAGAGCCACCCAATGGTGGCGGCTCATCCCCATAGATTGGATCGCGTTCTTCGTTGTAATAAATGGCAAACCGATAATCGGCTTGCTGCACCAATCGAACTGATGGCTCACCACTCATAAGAACTCCCAAGAACAAGTTAATTAAATATAAGGTTATTCAAATTCTAAAGGCTGTGGCTTAGCAATTGGATTGCCAGCAGAAGCCCAAGCATCAAAGCCACCAGCAATAGACTCTACATTCAAATAGCCCATATCATATAAAGCTTTTGCAGCTAATGCTGCGCGTCCACTAGTCTTGCAATACAACACGATTTTTAAATCACGTGGCGCCAGCTCTGGACTGTTACTTAACTTAAACTCCAATAAACCCCTAGAAATATGGACTGCCCCTGGGATATGGCCACTGGCATACTCATCCGCCTCGCGCACATCTAGCAAGATATCTGACGCTTGAATTGCTTGCGCAGCATCTGCAACGCTTACCTCTTTTATCTGACTCTTTGCTAAAGCGACGAGATCATGTGCTGTTTTCATATTATTTCCTTAAATTTAGATGTGTTTTCATTATATATAAAAATATATTAATAAACACCAGGGAATAGTTTTTTGACCCGCCTTTGATAATCTTGATATGCGGGAAAGCGCTCTACAAGCCACACTTCTTCACGCCTCGCTTTGATGTCAAAGAGTATGAATAAGGCTATGCCATAGAGCAAAATGTAAGCGCTTGGAAAAATAAGCAACCATGCAAGAGCAGCTAATAACACTCCAAAATAAATGGGGTGGCGCACATAACGATAAAGGCCAGACTGCACTAACTGCGCATTGTCTTTTGGGCATGGCAAGGGGGTAAGATTTTTACCAAGATTAATCACTGCAATAAGCATTACCAAGATTGAAATCAGGCCAATCGAAATGCCGCATGACAAAAAGATTGTTTTGAGGGGTTCGGAAGTCAGTAAATCTGACCCCTTCGGGCCAAACAAAATCAAGCCAATCAGAATTGCCTGAATGATGACATACCAAATACCCCGTTCAAAGACGGACTTGGGACCTACTGAGCTCATACAAAAGACCTCGTATATATAAGATTACAGTCTACCCCCTTCGGCAAGTCACTGCCTTCTCATGCAACACCGTGATTTGAGGGCTCAATCGGTAGAGAGCTTTTGAATGACATAGATCAAAATTCGCTTGTTTTTATAGAGTGGTTTCAAGATTGAGGATAATTGAGGTTTACACCTCATTATTTAAGTACCTATGGCAGCCTACAACACCGAAACTGTTCTCAGCGTTCACCACTGGAATGACACCCTTTTTAGTTTCACTACCACCAGAAATAAGGGCTTACGCTTTCGTAGCGGTCATTTTTTGATGATTGGTCTAGAAGTAGAAGGTAAACCATTAGTGCGAGCCTATAGTGTTGCTAGCCCAAATTACGAGGAGCATTTAGAGTTCCTCAGCATTAAGGTTCAAGATGGTCCCCTCACCTCTAGATTGCAAAAAATTCAAGTGGGTGACCCCATTCTAGTGAGTGAAAAATCAGTTGGCACACTTGTCATCGATGATTTAAATCCTGGTAAGCATCTCTACCTTTTCAGCACTGGTACTGGACTAGCGCCATTTATGAGTATTATTCGTGACCCAGAAACATACGATAAATTTGAGAAGGTAGTTCTCATTCATGGGGTGCGCCTAGTGAGCGAACTAGCCTATGGTGATTACATCAAGAACGAGCTCACGCAAGACGAATACATCGGTGAAATCATTCGTGAAAAACTCATCTACTATCCAACCGTCACTCGTGAAGCATTCAAACATACCGGTAGACTTACGACTGCCATTGAGTCGGGCCAACTCTTCAAAGACATTGGCTTGCCACCTCTTGATCCCGCAGTGGATCGTGCCATGATTTGTGGTAGCCCATCGATGCTCAAAGAAACTGCTGAGATGTTAGATGCCAAAGGCTTCAAGGTCTCACCAAGCCTTGGTCAACTCGGTGACTATGTATTTGAGAGAGCTTTTGTAGAAAAATAATGCAGCGTCTATTACAGGCTATGCACCCATTACTCAAAGTTGGTAATAAAGACTAGACCAATCGAAGCAATAAAAAGAGTCTCTACCACCAACATCACTACCGGTTGCCAACCTAACTTAGCCAATTCTTGAAAGTTGGTTTTAAGACCTGCGGCGGCAATCGCAATGACGAGCATCCAGCGCGATGCTCCGCCAATGGAATGCGTTACGCTGCTTGGCAATATTTGCATCGATGCAATCACTGATAGAGCCACAAACCCCAATAGGAAGGTAGGAATTAAGCGTAGGCTCCCCCATCCCATTTTCTGAGATGATTTTTCAGCACCAAAGAAAATGGAGATCACCAGAACCACTGGGAGCAATAAAGCAACTCGGAATAACTTCACCACTGTTGCGACATCGCCCGCTTCTGGGCCAAATAGCATTCCAGCTGCTACGACCTGCGCAACATCATGAATCGTTGCCCCCAAAAAAATCCCCGCTGGTAAGGCGGCAACATCGAGTAACTGCAAAGCAAAGGGGTAGACGACCATAACAATAGTGGACAGCACCGTAACCCCAACGACCACGAGCAAAGTAAATCGCTCATTTTCTTTGGTTTTAGGCAAAACTGATGCTACAGCTAATGCTGCTGAGGCCCCACAAATTCCAACAGAGCCTCCAGCAATCAATCCCAAATCTGGAGATAACTTCAGAAATTTAGCCAAAAAATATCCAAGACAGACTGTGGCTGCTACCGCAAAGATCACGATCAGCGCTGTATTAATCCCAATCGCGCTGATATCAGCAAAAGTAATGCGGATACCTAGTAAGGCCACCCCCAAACGCAAAACAGTCTTAGCGCAAAAATCAATTCCCGGCTTTACTGTTTCATTGAGATATAAGAAATGCAGGGATAGGCCAATGAGCAAGGCATAGAGTAACTGTGGGCCACCATAGTTATCAGAAAGAAAACTGGTCGACATCGCGATGACCAGGCAGACCAAAAGGCCAGGGAAGTATTGTTGGATGATCTTCAGCATTGAGAATCTGATTCTAAATCTCTACACTCTTGAGAAAATTGCCAGTCGTCAAGATATAAAGAAAAACCACCCCGAAGGGTGGTCTAAAGAAATACTATGGAGGTACTACCTAAAGAATGAACAACAACTTCATCGTATTCCACTCACAACAGCAATAAAAGATAGGTCGCTTCGTTTGGGTGCGTTATGCTCTAAATT is part of the Polynucleobacter sp. es-EL-1 genome and harbors:
- a CDS encoding DUF3149 domain-containing protein, with the translated sequence MILFKELFGTFAGQLSLAVILFIIGMAVFFVRMFLKKIAAGE
- a CDS encoding YeiH family protein produces the protein MLKIIQQYFPGLLVCLVIAMSTSFLSDNYGGPQLLYALLIGLSLHFLYLNETVKPGIDFCAKTVLRLGVALLGIRITFADISAIGINTALIVIFAVAATVCLGYFLAKFLKLSPDLGLIAGGSVGICGASAALAVASVLPKTKENERFTLLVVVGVTVLSTIVMVVYPFALQLLDVAALPAGIFLGATIHDVAQVVAAGMLFGPEAGDVATVVKLFRVALLLPVVLVISIFFGAEKSSQKMGWGSLRLIPTFLLGFVALSVIASMQILPSSVTHSIGGASRWMLVIAIAAAGLKTNFQELAKLGWQPVVMLVVETLFIASIGLVFITNFE
- a CDS encoding isoprenylcysteine carboxylmethyltransferase family protein; protein product: MSSVGPKSVFERGIWYVIIQAILIGLILFGPKGSDLLTSEPLKTIFLSCGISIGLISILVMLIAVINLGKNLTPLPCPKDNAQLVQSGLYRYVRHPIYFGVLLAALAWLLIFPSAYILLYGIALFILFDIKARREEVWLVERFPAYQDYQRRVKKLFPGVY
- a CDS encoding rhodanese-like domain-containing protein, with the translated sequence MKTAHDLVALAKSQIKEVSVADAAQAIQASDILLDVREADEYASGHIPGAVHISRGLLEFKLSNSPELAPRDLKIVLYCKTSGRAALAAKALYDMGYLNVESIAGGFDAWASAGNPIAKPQPLEFE
- a CDS encoding OsmC family protein codes for the protein MSGEPSVRLVQQADYRFAIYYNEERDPIYGDEPPPLGGSQGATPSQFLLAGVANCLSDSLLFAIRKFKQNPEPIETRARCEIGRNEQNRLRILAIYVDIHIGVPGASLENLDRVLAQFQDFCTVSSSVSLGIPVNVTVTDSNNQQLYPAI
- the lysS gene encoding lysine--tRNA ligase — its product is MNDKATPVSNTEPVDENHIIAERREKLAKLRQGGVAFPNDFVPTHLAADLHTHYDSLSKDELAAKKVHVKVAGRMVLKRVMGKASFATIQDRSGQIQFYINDEISGADTHGAFKHWDMGDFISAEGHLFKTNKGELSVECSNLRLLSKSLRPLPDKFHGLSDLETKYRQRYVDLIVNPESRNTFRARSNTIASLRRHMLDADFMEVETPMLHPIPGGATAKPFITHHNALDMQMFLRIAPELYLKRLVVGGFERVFEINRNFRNEGVSPRHNPEFTMMEFYAAYTDYRWLMDFTESLIRAAAMDAQGTAVLTHQGRELDLSKPFQRLTITEAILKYCSQSNKRYEAAQLEDAAFIRAELKKGGENPDSPTLKNAGLGALQLALFELVAEEHLWEPTYIIDYPIEVSPLARESDTRPGITERFELFITGREIANGFSELNDAEDQANRFRKQVEQKEAGDEEAMYFDHDFIRALEYGMPPTGGCGIGIDRLVMLLTDAPNIRDVILFPHLRREEE
- a CDS encoding ferredoxin--NADP reductase, whose amino-acid sequence is MAAYNTETVLSVHHWNDTLFSFTTTRNKGLRFRSGHFLMIGLEVEGKPLVRAYSVASPNYEEHLEFLSIKVQDGPLTSRLQKIQVGDPILVSEKSVGTLVIDDLNPGKHLYLFSTGTGLAPFMSIIRDPETYDKFEKVVLIHGVRLVSELAYGDYIKNELTQDEYIGEIIREKLIYYPTVTREAFKHTGRLTTAIESGQLFKDIGLPPLDPAVDRAMICGSPSMLKETAEMLDAKGFKVSPSLGQLGDYVFERAFVEK